The Episyrphus balteatus chromosome 3, idEpiBalt1.1, whole genome shotgun sequence genome segment TTAATATATTATTggtaaaaatgtaaataaactaaaattaagTGTTTATAAGGATGGGAAAAAACCAGAGTGAAgctggatattttttttaagaacaatggAAAAAACATTTCCAGGTGAAAAGTTGatagatttgttaaaaaatcgTAACAATTACACATACAGAGGAccaaattttacataaatagagaacgcaaacaaaaattaaaacaaatatgaaTTACGAAAAAGAAAATAGTCTTCAATAGTGCCataaaaattgataatttttggtaattttttttacacagattcGATAATTGTTAAATATTTGGTTTACCTCATTCAACTCAAAAACTGAtaaatttctaaaacaaaaattagaggtgtaggtaggtacatattgATATGATTGATAGGTCATAGGTGTACTTCATGGGATATTTTAAGTAGAGCTAAAACTTTGTGGAACATATTTTTTGTCTAGACcctattatttttaagatatgTATACGATTTTGTGACTTTTAATCCCCTTTAAAGGGCCTAGCGGGCGGAGGATACTTTAGCACTTTTTAGAGATTGTAAACCAACCCTATACCAAAAATCTGcctgttaaaaatgttttttttttttcctttgaaaaaaatctatttttactgagttagttttgttaaaaattttaagtaatgaaaataataaaatatcaaatttagtTTTTGTCAACTTTATCAAATCATCTTGTGTAGTGGATTATTTAAATTTGATCGGctctaacaaaaattttattcataccGAATTTGCATTACCAacggattttgtgtttttttttcgtgattctTAGATTATTTTCGAAACGAATGGAACTCTTGATACGGATAAGGCCCTTTTTTTACCCGGCTTAAAAAAAGGAGGAGGTTCTTATTTGGTCTCTAtttgttgtattgttttttatgtttgttacctgaGCAGTTCAGGCTGCGTAGACCGATTTTGATGATTCTTTCTGTATTTGGAAGCTGCTAGTGCTTTCAAtgtgaaattattttcatttggtCTACCAGAGAAAatcaataaagttttttttttcaattcatagaagtcgtatttttttttatataaagttttatcaaaatttcagttattttattatttttttcaacggCTGCAGATCAAGGAATTTTGAGTCCCTAAATGTCGAAGATTTTGAAAACATTATGATGCAAAGTCACATAAtctaaaatgtattttaaataaatctgaaatatgtattttattgtaatttttcgtaaatcGTTTTCTTACACCAAAATAATTAGATATtgattttaaacatttattagATCATTTTAAGTTTCGTTACCTTTAACATTTGATCACAATCTGGAGAATATGCTTTCACTTTGCTTGACTGGGTTTAAAAAGTCAAAGTTTAGCTTATAATGTCACTTTTAAAACCCATCGGTTCCTTGAATACGATAATGCTGAATGAAGTGTGGATATATTCGGAGTGAAATCAAAATTGCACTACGAGCGCataattttcccttattttctCCAAGAACCGTACCATCAAAAAAGGattaatttttgtaacattCACTATtctgtttaataaaataaaaatgcaattcgCTTCTTTTCTTGGTGTCGCAGAATCTTGTTCAGGCTTCTTTCAAAGTGAAAAGCCTCATCGTCCCAACTGCTTCAGTATCCAAAGACGTTCATGGTCTGATTTTGAGAGCATTATCTTCTTTTTTAACTGACAAacgtttaaaagaaaaaaagaaactgacatttttaaccctctgtaggcacacctcttttttgtgacgtgataggcacacagatgcgaatttggtttatacttttttatgtcgctagaacttttttcgttcacaatattttatagagaatcaaatatgaaattgatgtagaatattccgaggaattcgaatattgtattcacaattccgaaaaaaatattttcacccttataaaagtaattttttgtaaccacttttttgataaatcgtaatttttttatttttgtcctgccaaattcgcacccgtgtgccgacagagggttaagtaCCTAAACCTTGAACTTTTCAAGACAAACTTCTGATATTTTCCGGAGTTGAGAAAATTCAAAGTTTAGTTTATAGAAACCCGGAGttaaaaacatcaatttatGTCGTCTTCGATTGGCCGTCCAGAAGTTTACAATCTCAAAGTCCATGGctcttcttaaaaatatttaaagctttCTAATTATCACCATTATGTTAAAGCGTTCCTACTTTATAAGAGCCTGGGATTTAAGATTAGTATGattaagggccggtttgttaattttttatagaattgaGTAAAAATGGCAAACCATGacatataaatgcttttttcgaTGCCAATTTGCAACCCAGATGTAGCGAATGTAATAAGTCAGCAACTAGGtgttaaaaagtattttctttattctcttttatttatagtttttgaaccagtttaagtaagttttttttatattcattgtATTGTGAAACATAGAAAATTCTAATTGGCATCATATTTGCAAAGATGCGTTTCTCAATTAATCCGAAATTAGTATAGTGATCGATTCCAAAATGTACAGTATATCGAATTAACATTGATCTGTCAAATTCCACAAGGTTTAATTCATACTATTCTGCAAAAGAAGTTTTTACGCCATGGAacagatatttaataaaataaaaaaaaaatgctcctcCATTTTAgcttatctttttttattgattcataaatttgaaacaatctctgtataatttttttttatagtggtACGAGTTGATCATTGTTCTTGTTATTCTTGTTCCTTTTTTTCACTTAGAACGCATCAAAAATAAGCATGATTCCCTTTTCCTCCAATGTTGGGTGCAACCCAAGTAATACAagcttgcgatatatgtaggtgGTGGagacttgattttaaaaatgatgccgttttaatttttttttatttttttaaaattggtttatgtgttgaaaattgaaataaatcgtTCGATTTCTCTTAATGAATTGTAGCAGCATAATTCGAAATAGTTAATCTTTTTAGTAGACACAAATGTCTGGTACAAAAATCCGCAAACGTAAAAAGATATCAATAGGtggaaaaatttttgtaaaatcaagTTCGCaaatcagctctttcgtttaaaTTGTTAACAATCCAAACAGAATCATTTTTCTTTgcacataactttttttttgattcttaaGACTTTGTAAAACTGTTCCTTCccacaatttgaataaataaaaagattctcttggttatttttgtttttataatttttcatataatttatttttcttagattttttttcctgtttcaGTTTTAACATTTATCCAacgtttttgaaacaaataactTAACAtctatgtaaataaaattttaactaaattggttttgtatttttttgtgaataataataataataataaattacattATTAAGTTGGATCTCATGCACaacgaagaattttttttaaatataaaaataaaatataaaaaaacagacaaaaaataaaatttttttttatttaaaaaaaagaagaactctaatatatttataaataatgaaaatttatttaaagaaaatacatGTATAAAAAAGGAATGttgcttgatttttaaataaaaataatttaaataacattttttgtttacatctaagaaggttttttatttgttaaatttttacatgtagaacttttagtagttttttttttttattttagattttttttatttttttgtgagacttaattttatttttgacgaAGAGACCCATGGAATATGTAGttcgatatatattttttttgtttttattttatttgtttcaactaAATATTTTAGTTCGAAGGATTTacgtcttttttttgtttatgatacacatttaaataaattgcttattcaattaaatatttttttttaattatttttattttatttcaacattgagataatgattttttaattttatttataaatttagcCTTAAGAAGAGAGTcagtttgaattgtttttattaatttatgtttattttacagctatttaaaaatttgttttggattctttttatttgttatttatattttacaaaaaggatattcaaaaatgtagaaaagtcttttttttttttgttaatttttttttatttattttaaataattttttttatttataactaattaaataatttaactaacaataacatttttctagggagtttttttttttgttttaattttttttttatttttatttattaattaataaaaattctaaCATCTACAAGGAATGAATTATGGAATataataaaagtatttttttttttatttacagttaTATTATATAGATTTGGCATTTTTTTGTCGATATTATCGTGAATTTATTTATAcagttatatttatatttttttttttattttattaaaaatatttgaactacaaaaatggaagataaacaaaatttacaaaacgaaataaaaacgaaaacgaatttaaaaaacttctTCTTCATTTAACTCATTTGCATCAGACAGTTCTTCTTTGGTTGGTGGTAAGCATACTTCCGAAGTTGCACTCGATAAAGACTCTTCGACAGGTTCTTCAATAACATCTTCGATAGGTTCTTCATCTACAACTTCCGCCTCGTCATCTTCATCGTCGACATCTTCAGTTTCAATTCGAAATGGACTACAACTATTGACGATGGGCTCAACAGTCTCACAATAAGGATATATATTGTAGGTGCTAAGTAAAGTTGCTGGTGGCGAAAAGGTATACCTATGATAATCCTGATGCCATGCTAATAATTGGTCATGGTCGCGATCACCGCGATGGTCTTCATAATCTTCATAGagctcatcatcatcattgttgTTGACAACCCAATCTGCAACATTATTTGCTGATGCTGCTACCTCTCCTGCTCCTCCTCCTCCAATGTCTAACGCCAATTTCGGTTGCTCCTATTTGCGACGGCGAATCTTCGCCACTTTGTTCTCTTCATCGCTATCTTTGGCTTGTTGTTTTTCATTGCCAGACTTTATCGCCGATATGAGAAAACGAAGCTGCATCAATTGCACAGATGTCACACGGGGATTGCTGCAATTCTCAAGCCATTTAAGAAACTTTTCGCCATGTTCAATAGCCTCCATATCTTCAAAGTCAGAAGCGGCATATTTGGCCCGTTCTTCTTCGTCggttttgtttgaattattgttgttattgttgtggttgttgttgtcatGGTTGTCATTGTTATTGAGACTATCACTATTATAGCTAGCGTCACTCTCACTACCACCTCCAACTTGCATGTTATGGATGCTGCTGCCACTGCTATTATTCTCCAGCTCCCGATCATGATCTTCAACAATATCCGTAGAAGGTTCATGCTTCATATTTGCAGTTGGaccattgttgttgttgttattttggtTCATCTTGTACAGCAAATTGTCCAGAGCATCTTTGGAGGTGTGTGTCGAAACAGTATCAGCTTCGGACTTAATAATTGGGCTATGAGCTGGACTTGGTGTTTTGGCTGATACCGATTTCGCTGATAAATCTTCAGGCTTTGAGTTGCTAGTAacttcgttgttgttgttattcatGGCATCAGTGCTGTGTGGGGAGCTGGATTCTTTGGTCAGATGAGAATAGAGGATATTCTCGAATTGAGGTTTGATGTCAATGGTCGTTGAAGATGGCTGGAGGGCGTTGTGTGGGGCTAGGGAATTCAAACTCGCTCCGAACGCTTTGCACCAGTTAAACCATGCCGAATTCTTATCGTCAAGACTTCCCGATGGAGTTGAGGTTGGAGTTTGTGGGGTAGATGAAATTGGTGGGGTTGACGCATGTCCGTGTTGTTGGGGGGTTGAAGATCGAATGGGTGGACTTGAGGAACTTATCGGATTTGGTGGATATAAGCTGTTCAAACCCAACATAGCCTGTTGAGACTTCAACCAATACAAAAGAGGATCATCCATTGCTGGCATTCCTGAGCCTAAAGATGGTGCCAAAGATGGTGAAGGacatttcattttgttcttgtcATTTGCACTCAAATTCAAACCATAATTGTCATTTCCGGAATTCTTCTGTTTAGCCCAATTCTTGACCGAAAGTCCTTGTGTAATTCGATCACCGTCATTGCTTCGAGGACTATGCATAGGTTGGGGTTTTGGTTTGACATTTCGCAGAGAGCTGGGATTAATACCATTTAGACTAGACATTGTTGCCGCTAAATTAGGATTTAATTgggcaattaaatttaaattcgatGTCAGCTCATTGAAGCTGATTGCTAAAGGACTATGTCCAAGACCTGTCAATCCAGATAGATGACTTAAGCTCGATAGAGGACTGATAGCAGCGAGGGATGGATCATTCTGGCGGGAAAGATCAGCACCATAGCCTTTGTTTTTCACCCCATTCATGGCAACCATTTCggcatttttgaatgcattatAGTCAGGACCCAAACCATTAAAACTCAAATCGGATAAAGCTTTATTTGTGCTAAAATCCAATCCGTTCAAGGGGCTTCGTTTGTATCCAAGATCttcatatttaattttgttggagAAATTCAATGGCATTGATGGGTCCattttttggcgtttttctGGAGGTCCTCCTAAAAGAGCTGCAGCAGCGGCAGCAGCTCCATCGACTAACTTATCGGTCAATGAATCTGCTGCCATTTTGTCAGATGCTGACTGTCTTGACATAAATCGCAGCTTATCTTCATTTTTACACCATCCACGCAATGTTGACTCTGGAACACCAATATCACGGGCCACCGAAGCCTTCGATTCACCATCGTGAATCCTTTGAATGGCATGAATTTTGTCGCTAGGGGTCAAGCTCCGTAACGGGCGCTTGCCCTTCGTCGTCATCCGGATATTCATCTGTTGGTATGTGGATATATCCAACTTCAGGCCGTTCAGTTTTCCGGACGGGGgataaatatctaaaaaaaaaaagaaagaaaaagaaaaactaaattagaataaaattttaattaataaaaaagaaaaaaactgcaaGGATATGGAAAAAAACTAACCCAAAAGACaacaacaagaagaaaaaactatataaGGCGTAACGGTGGTGTTGTATATTATAAAACAGCGACGAATCAGAATGTGTTTCGCGTTTGCctgattaaaaattcaaattgccCCTCGAATTGAAAAacgtaaaataaaacaaaacaaaaaaaaaaacgctaaaCGACAGTTGTATAGAAAAAGGATACGCCTGCTGCCTGGCTGACTGATACTTAATTGCTCGGTGTGATGAACACACAAAAACGCACACAATCCACCAGGATATCCATTCACATCCACCTTTGGGAGGACAAGGATGCTTctctcatcgtcgtcgtcgctcGTCGTCCTGTATTCGCACGCACTTCAGCCTAAAATCtgagaaattcaaaaatagccGCGCCGCAATCAAGTACACGACACACGAGTACAGCAGCAATAGCAGCAACCGCCACCACGGTGGTGGTGCTATAGTGCACGAATGGACAACACGAATGACGAAGGAGCACGTGGttggctgctgctgctgctgctataTTGCCTTATGCTGTGCGGTGGCCACCACAACAGCAATTTCGATGATTTTGGATTCTCCTGGAtgatttatgttttgtttaccTGTTTTTTAAGAGGTTTGATAGTAGTGGTGGTAACGGGGACAGccctaaaaacaaaagaaaaaaaacacacacacagttTTTTGATTGTGTTTGTGTGTATGAGTGAGTGTGTTGTTTTATGAAGGATGTTTAAGTATTGAGATGGTTTATGAGCATACACTCACAAAAATGACATTAGTATTTGCTCATAACTGTACACAGTAGTTAACGGTGTAACTCCGCCCAAAAAGTAGCATGAGGTGGTTTTTGTGAACCAAGAATATAAATGTGAATGGAACCTGTTTACCATGcgctaggattttttttttttgtttccttttttgttttggcaagttgttttgtatttttttcatatgctttttttttgtttttattttgggggaGCAGTTTTAAGAGAGTGCTTTTTCTCCTTATGGTTAATGCATTTAGTTCTCTTACTGGAATTGAATGCAGATTtgtgttgtttcttttttaaggagGACTGGAAGGCTCTTGTGATGTTGTGCGTATTTTGGAGCAGTTAGGTTGTTAGATTGGGGGTTtagaatggattttttttttgttcttcttttatttagtttctttttgAGTTAAGGTCAAATctatgaatgaatattttttttttgtgtgtgaaaaACTGAGTGTGTGGGGAGATGGATGAGAagacaaaaaaactaaaaagaagaTCTTGTTAGCTGGTATATATAGAGAAAAATCTATAGATAAATGTAGGGGATATGTGGGGGTATAGTTGGAGACatattatagattttttttttgtttctaatgatttttttttgtcttctcttTTGAAGACCTTTGCGACATTTGTGTGATTTATCTTTTTTAAGGTGGGTGGCTTACTTGAGTTCTACTTTTTCATTTAAGCATATGTAGGCACAAATACagacaaaaatgtaaacgttaaataagttttaaatttaaatattcggTTTTTAGTTATGGTTTGAGAAGTTATTAATTATTTAGTGATATGTAAGTGTGTATTGATAGGtacaaatatcaaaaaaatttaagaaataggtttaaaaagaatttttaacgaAATTGTTCTGAAGATTTGAATAAGAACCTATTCTGAATCCATAAATTTGGACCATCTTCAAAGCTTTCTTACAGATGCAATGTACTCTTTAACCACATTTTCATGATTCTACATAATTACAAAGaatattatgtttttcaaaaattgtcaatACTTCACTTGGGTCAAACATCTCTTCTAATTATTCTCTTACCTGGAAATAATTATTCCCAACTTATAACTCAGGTTCTATTAAGCCTTACAGAAACTTAAATGTTATTTGGGTTAGTAACGAATTGCTTGTTCAAAAAGTGAATAGGAGAAGAAAAGTGGGAAAATCATGTcgtatttaaaaatgatttttccacATAAGTCTTACTTAAGTTTTCTTACCTAGCACACTTGTGGGTTTCAATAcgattttgaaaacttataaATAATATCCCTCTATTTGAAAATCATTTGTTGGTGCAATTGTTTCAACTGGTTCAGAGGTTAAAACTTAAAACAGAactaatttcttcaaaaacttttaatgcTCGAAGATTTCTTCAGGGTTTTTAACTTCTCTAGAGATAAACTATGTACCTACTAGTTAAGAATTTGAAATGTTTGAGCCGCTTCATTTCCGATttagaaaatcttttaaaatctcTTCGTGGAAATGTGAAAAACAAGTCATGTTCCTAATTACCGACGGAATAAAACAAGTGCATTTTTGTATCGattgaaaagtttaaaattcaacaaataACTAACTGAGTGGACAAGATGCTGAGTATGATGATAAAAATTCATAGCGAACGATTTTCTATGactattttttcagttttttttttctcgaaatgggTACCCAAGCGATTTATTAAGGAGTCCAAAAGAAGTTATCGTTATAATATAAACTTTATAAGATTCAATCAGTTTAGATATCTCTGTCTTTACATTATTTTATTGTGTCCTTTCGCTGAAATTCTCGCCCCAATGTCCAATCTATAACACAGAACTAtgacttgaataaattaaaatgaaacttcTAAGATTCTCAATTCAAATGCAATCAAATTGATAAACCTactattttttagtttatattttagaattttaaaaagaataattcaaatttttctcC includes the following:
- the LOC129916116 gene encoding protein distal antenna, with amino-acid sequence MNIRMTTKGKRPLRSLTPSDKIHAIQRIHDGESKASVARDIGVPESTLRGWCKNEDKLRFMSRQSASDKMAADSLTDKLVDGAAAAAAALLGGPPEKRQKMDPSMPLNFSNKIKYEDLGYKRSPLNGLDFSTNKALSDLSFNGLGPDYNAFKNAEMVAMNGVKNKGYGADLSRQNDPSLAAISPLSSLSHLSGLTGLGHSPLAISFNELTSNLNLIAQLNPNLAATMSSLNGINPSSLRNVKPKPQPMHSPRSNDGDRITQGLSVKNWAKQKNSGNDNYGLNLSANDKNKMKCPSPSLAPSLGSGMPAMDDPLLYWLKSQQAMLGLNSLYPPNPISSSSPPIRSSTPQQHGHASTPPISSTPQTPTSTPSGSLDDKNSAWFNWCKAFGASLNSLAPHNALQPSSTTIDIKPQFENILYSHLTKESSSPHSTDAMNNNNNEVTSNSKPEDLSAKSVSAKTPSPAHSPIIKSEADTVSTHTSKDALDNLLYKMNQNNNNNNGPTANMKHEPSTDIVEDHDRELENNSSGSSIHNMQVGGGSESDASYNSDSLNNNDNHDNNNHNNNNNNSNKTDEEERAKYAASDFEDMEAIEHGEKFLKWLENCSNPRVTSVQLMQLRFLISAIKSGNEKQQAKDSDEENKVAKIRRRK